In the genome of Rhopalosiphum padi isolate XX-2018 chromosome 1, ASM2088224v1, whole genome shotgun sequence, the window ATTtgctatgtttttatattatttatatttttatgaaataaactatataactaaGGACAATGGCTTATAACTAGTTTATGCTAACGCTACTTATTATGACTagattaggtattaaaatagtgtaattcataataatgaaaataaacaaacagaATACCACAGTACAATTTAAGATTAACATTTTGACCATGGTAGAGAAAACTACATCATACATCactaaaaacgataaaaatatgctAACATTTATGTGTTTAAAAACCCTAAAATATACTATGAAAATGTACACTCAGGGcctcaatatttaatttttttgttctgGGTGCTTTTTctgaattagaaaatatttaaaatgaataacatttaaaataaaaacggaattaatattaaagcatTGTTAAacaggtataaaataaatacatttgcattttttttttgtaaattcataaagaaataaatttagttaatagTTGAATTACATTATTGCATCACtatatttatcgtttattatagtatgtatttgAAAATGCACATTTATTTTGTGGTGTTGAGCATGTTTCtgcatattttttgtattttgtccttactttttagttaatataCACATCAGTAGATcacttattacattttaagaaagTTGAGGTTGATGAATGATGATGATTGATGATAAATATACACTTTACACTTAAAACTAATTGGTCTTCAgcgaaatatttgaaaattttgatttgtaatgtgtattaattattataaagtattgaatatttttctgTGTTAATAGTaccaatacaaaaattaaagaaatggaaaaaaaatgcaaaaaatgactGCGATGGCCGGGAATCGAACCCGGATCAACTGCTTGGAAGGCAACTATGCTGACCATTACACCACCATCGCAAGTTATTTACCTTTTTAAAAGATACTATATATAAGCAACGGAACTCTGTTTTTGCAAAGTTTGTGTTTTCAAATACCGCGTGATAAGACATGTTCAGAGAATTGTCAGAATTCGTTATCTGATTGACGTTCAACAGTAGTTACAGTACTATTCacaccatttattttatattttattagttaaatccATCTTAAATCatggttaaattttaaatattataaactattcaataaaatgtatttcggCATGTGTCCTGGTTAATGTTAATCCATTTACTGAGAGCGACTCAAAACgacttgtttttttattttatcgttcatacgaatttatttaaaatcacgaTGACTGCGAACCCGGGACCGGCACATTCAACGTCGGATGCCCCATTCCGTTTGACCGACTCGGAAACGAATCCAATGTGCATATATCTAGTGAAAAACGATAGCAAGGGCGACAAATTGTTGTTCCGTTATCCGTTCCACAGTTTTCGAGGACCCGTCAAGGTGAGTCTGAACGATCACAAACGGTCTTTGCACAAAGACGCGGGACTGGAAAAGACTGTTCGACCGCACGATCTCACCATCTTTACGGACGACGTCATATCTAGTCTGTTCGCCGTCAAGATGGAGCTGTGCGACCGCAAGTTTGAGCTGAAAGTGAACAACGTTCGATTCGTTGGTCATCCAATGCAGCTGCAGACAGGTGGTAGCGAGAGTAGTGGCGGCGGTGGTGAAGGCGGCAACAAAAAACCGCAGAGCCCATCGATCATAATGATCAACATTGTTTTTGCGTTGGACGCATTTGCCCGCCGTCAGATATCTAACTGTTACTACGACCTGAGTAAAATATTGGGTGTTGCTCTGCGACACGAAGAAAAGCGTTGTGCGTATCTATCCTCACAAATAAAAGATATGCTCTACATACATGATACCATGGCAAAGTAATAAAATCTTACatcattgaatttttttttatttcttgtaaaactccatttcaataacaatagccttttcaataaaatataatcgaatGCTTAACATCAACTTTGATATAATTTGAAGGTTAGATCAAGTTAGGTGAGGTAGCTTGacaataaattgttgtttagTATTGTATGTACtagataaaattgttattgaaatttCTATTGACTATACTCTGTCTCAAAGTAGAATACACCAGTTCTGCACACTTTGATTCCTTTCTTCCACCGGTCACTATCTATGCTGTTATGTGAGAGATGTACTCTTGACATTCTGCTTTGAGACAGAGTACCTATAGAAGTTggtatttacttaaatacaaaataattagaaacatttatatacctatttttaaaattatttttaattatttttgattttagtgaATGTGACCTAGACTCatctattgataataataaacattttgaaaaaatccTTGAAAACAGTACATTAGCACTGGATTTGAAATCGGTGTTTGAAGGTGTAGTTACGAATGGTTTGATCAAATTAAAAGTGAATGACTGGGTGGATGTCAGCTTCTGTTTGCCACACAAGGTTCATCATTTCTATAGAGATGGACAATACTTTGAACCGGAATCTATTAACAAGTGGGAGCATGTTTGATTTGATGATGTGAATCAGTAAAAGTATGTTTTGTGCTTGAAGGTGTTTAAAAGGACTTAGACCATATCATGGTTTGCTGTTAATGGCTGAACGTAAGGTTCTGCTGGACAACTTGCCACAAGATTCTAGTCCATCAATTGTTCGACTAATCAATATGTATAACCCAGTCAAAAGTTTAGAAACCTTATCTGCTGACTCTGATCTTACCTTGGCTCAGGTAAGACaaaaatatcaatgtatttgtctaaatattatattatattattattatattatgtttacaggtATTTAATATAGCTGGACATTTGATTTATTGGGGTGATGCAATTGTAATATTTCCATTGTCTGAAACAAACATGTATGCCATTGCTCCTAATGTCCCAACTGAACGCAACAATAAATTTGCCAAAAAATTTGAAAAGAGGTTTCCCGGACAAAAATTATTagaggtaatattttttttgaaaaaaaatttgagctTGTAACTAATATCTAGTAATTTAAtcttattaacatataatatttaaaattaggtaatGAGTGAATTTTCCTTTCCAACATCATTGCAGTATAAAATGTGTCCTATTGAAGATAAAAGTAGTGGCTCAACAacgattcaaattttaatttggttGTTACagcataaaatgttattacaatatcatacaTATGTGTATTTTATGCCATCCAGTAAAGgacttgtaaatattattagatttttttcttgttattatgattcttaaaatatattataaaacttgctTTTGTAGggttattataatgatgaatCAGAATTtcatgactataataataaacatcctTCTGAAGCGCCAATGACTACATATCAGACCCTATCGGAAAATTGGCTTCAGTTGTCATCAGGGGGATACAGTTCTTCCATGTCAAGCGCTGAAGAAATGTTTCACAGTTTAGATGAAGACGAGCAAATAGCATTGATGCATATACCTGCATCAGCAAATCCTGATGATTTTCGTTTATTGATGCGATTATTAAAACAAGGTTATCTTTCTGGAGAACATCATTTAGAAGAGATAATGTATTTAGAGAATATAAGGCGATCagaattactaaaattattagacAAATTCAAAGATGTACTGGTAACTGTTGAAATGGAAGATCCAATAATCAgtaatttttattctcattaaAGGTATGAATATGTTTaaagttttgaattatatttagttgtataaaatcaggaatataaaaataaaatgtcttccagttaaaattttttttgtatattaaatattagtataggtTTGACGgttgaacaatttttatatttttataaaatattacaaataataatgtaccattttttttacaaaaatgtttatataaatatatttcaacagaaattttttgacaaatttgGTGCCTattggtttaattatttaatattttaattttttacctcTCCTATTATGTTTACAagataataaagataaatttagATACAAGTTAATTGGAGCAGCGACTgattacatttacatttacttGAAAAGTACCTAAGTTCTAGAgcttcaattttaatattgggGAAATTTGGGTTGAGTTGGTtaggtatttgatattttggtTGGGTAATAAAGTATGTGTCTATGTGTggtaaatcattaaaatgtacTTTAGATCTATGACTCAATTAGAATTGATATATAGATTCTATAAATGtcttatatatgtttataagaaTATTGTATCACTCCGCTTTAAATTTAgaacgaaaatttttttttttatatacattccattattttaaagttttaaacattatttttttttcattgtaaataatttaagaataaaaaatttttatttttgttcggcCCATGAgctctttttaatttatgaatatggtCTGAGAGTTCAAAAAAGTTTCCGACTACTGGTTTAATACatgcgtatttattatttgatattgttttaatgtCTAATATTGGACATATATTTCAAACAGcaacagaatatattatataaatattaaaaaaatatattatacgagtatatttgttataaaaatgattggATACAATATaactgatttatatatatattgaattataataaaattatatattatacatttaattacctattagaAAATACAGTGGATaactaaatgaatattaaaagtgAAGTggcaaaaaaaatcaaaaattttagttacaaatttctgaattttattttactacatattttacttttattttaatctatctaaattctaaatacatacataatattacttattagtttttagtgaataaatgaaaaaaattatgattaaaaaattaaaattatattataaaaattataaattatgtatgtacatattatgtattgtataatgtacattcttattatttatgaaaaaatttgttattttggtTTGTTTCGAACTGGGTTCTAATATTCCAAGAATATACTGCTCGTACTtagattgtatattaaaattattacctcTGTGACGAACAGCTGTTCTTAACACCTCTTGAGTCTTAAGTGTATTTATAACTTgcactataataatgattattgcgATAAAATTTGTTGTAGATCCATAGtacatatatacactataaagcATGAATCAAAACCAGTAATAACCaacaaaaatagatattttttgaaaactaatttaattcaaaattttaaccaaaaatgtttattttctaacatttttttaccaaatttgaGTTATAACCGAAATTTTActatgtatttgaatatatcCGGACTGTTCAAGACGATTTTGAGTTTAATCAGCGACTGAACCTTATATCCATGAGTCTTATAAGCGACGAACAATGTACTatgttttaaatagattattagaaaaaaaaatatttgcacatgcacaaaattttaaaaactatctggcttcataacataatatagttttaaaacaaataatactaaaaacacTAATATAAAGTTAACATGTCTTATGGCCATAGCCTATAGCCCATACAGATAAggctaaaatatattctttaaaatattttattatttttaacagtcaataagttgttattaaaatCGCGTTTATGCAATCCGTAGGTATAAACATAGAAAATTGCCTATATCAAACTCCTTAAAAACAGTCCGTTTGCAATTTTTTGTATGACAAATCGTTATAGGACtgaataatcaaaaaatgtttcaagATCTAcgaaccaaaaataaaaaattatacctaaatttgtttaatttttttttaaacataactacataatattgcacaattaagatttttttagtgcataatattatctatgcacatattttattatttttaagcgcATTCAATTCCAATACCCTGCTAATAAGTATAATGGTGATATTAATCGGACCTTCCTACCCCACCCCGAACACGAGCGTAATATATATTCTATGCACTGAGTGTCAATAGTAAACGTCAAGAATGCAGCTGTATCAGATATAAAATGTCGATTTTTAATGGCTTTGTTAGGACGTGTAACCCactatttaagatatattttaaatcgtggTGCACACCAACGACAAAGCACGGCGTGCGGCTCGCCGGACGTAAGGTAGCCGCACGGACATCGTCGTCGATCGCAGATTGACAGTATTATATCAtcgttaataatatagataaaatagaCAGCGCGAGTCGCgaacagtataaatatgtataaacggAGATACACAATATTGGCTTGAAATATTGTGTTGACAACCAATctaatttacaatacattaaattgtaaatacgtTATTTAAAACACTTACGTTCTGATCGTTCTATAGTTTGcatgtaatattgtatctaGTACAATCATAACTTAATAAGTTACCTAacctatttttgttatattattattagtgtaataCATATTGTGAAAATACGTGTGACGaaatattgtatatgaaaaatatggaaTTTACACAAAACAATCATCTGACGATGCGCCGACAGACAGGAATAAGAGAAAAGAAACCCTATCTGCGTTACGTTTCTAATCAGAGGATTGTCATCGATAGCGAGTTGACAGTGCACCCGCGTATGTGTACTGATAAATCATACCCATCATGCGGCGTATGTGGCAAGGAGTTTAGCAGTAATAGCGTACTGGCGGTACATCAGCGGACGCACACGGGCGTAAAACCGTACGATTATAACAACTGTGGTAAGTCGTTCTCTCAAAAAACCAATTTGATTAACCACTTGCGGACGCATATTGGCGAGAAGCCGTTTGATTGCGACGAGTGCGAAAAGTCGTTCTCTCAAAAAACCAATTTGATTAACCACTTGCGGACGCATACTGGCGAGAAGCCATACGACTGTTACGTGTGCGGTAAGTCATTTTctcaaaaaagtagtttaacTAGGCACCTGTGGAAGCACACCGGTAAAAAACCGTACCGCTGTGGTGTATGTGACAAGAAGTTTAGTTTGAGTGCCACACTGATGAAACCGGGCGGACGCACACGGGCGAGAAGCTGTGCCGCAGTGACGTGCGACAGTCCGACGAGTTGCAATAAAAGGACGAATTAGAAGTCGATGTTTTTTTGTGCGGACGTGTCAGTAAATGGCACGACGCTGTCTGCTAGGCATTGTCGACAAAAATAATCCTTTCAATGTGATGCTGTTGAAAATTATGTTTGACAGTTAATAACGAATATTTAAAGACTGTTATTAACTGTACACTCGGTAATTTCAttgttttgtatacattaaaaataaattgttatatgtttctatgttatattatttattattgtttgtagcGAAAACCATTTATTCGTTgtcctttatttttaataaataagcagAGCTATAGGTAAACCACAAAAGTAATGTACaagataaaaatacaatgtaaaataataattaccaagtTAAAACAAGAAAGGTGAAATTCACATTGTTTAAATGGTAACGATGATAAGACCCAATATCGCCACATCACCTCCTCTTGAAAAAATATGATCTGTCTTTTGCACGTTATCGGCGTGAGCTGCGCAGATGCTGTTTTTAAACTCAACTCTTCGGCGAGCGATGAAAGTCGGTTTGTCGTCATTGGAATGTACTTAGCTCGGCGTTGAACGAAGTTTGGTAGACGTGGCTAGGTGAATTTTGAAATCCTACATTaatagttcatattttattgaaaatattattgttattgatattaattatatcataggaaaattaatttaaattaatatcggGAACATTAATATTACCGAAGTTATAAACTCTAAATTAGTTTATATCATTATCTCCCgtatatgatttttttgaattaattttttttttttaaattatttagaattaattttcattgacaatgtattttattaatatacataatatttaaatcttaaagtcataaatatttacgttttttacGTATTGAGACAACCAGACAAATGCAAAgtattaatctataaataatttaaaaaattgtatacgagtgtttatttgttttatattaatacgtaaTTTATTACTGAACCAGTAATTGATTTAGGAACACaaatgtttattagtttattaccacTATTATATAGtctgattattgattaatatgcaaattaatattatgtaatttagatTATCTTATTTGCAttacttttgtaaaaatatataaactaaccTGAAGTTTCAATGCctataaaaaatacctaatatgcATCGTTTATTAATCGCATTCAAGAAAATGAGGATAAATCCGTCAATCGGCAatccatacaattattatatttatgtcattGTTTTTGTGTCATCACTATTTGTATACTTGAAATAAATCATGAAAATGACCAAACATCAATTTCTgatggtataaatgtattttaataaattatacatctaaaattattttaactacatcACATGTTTAGAAGCATACTCCTACTTTTtctaaacaacatattatatcatactaaatgtatgcattattatattcatttttactttttatatataacataaacgacgaggcattaaaaatatatacttaataataatgctTACACACGAAATCGGTTCGTTTTATTCTTATACAAATACTTATGTGTGTCACTACAGAAATTACTGCAGTAGTCCAATTTTtcacatcatataataataatatattgtcgacACCCGACGTTGTAAACTCGgtagttttcaataaaatgcaTCTGtggtaatattaaaatctatatctatgtatatatgccttattatattaatatattgtcgCGTGGTTTATACGCATGCGAAATAATTTCACTTGAGCACGCGATGCTTGACACGGTCGACCCTACACTTAAAcgcgtacattataataatatataataatatgtttttatttaatatcgtatacatattcgctattcacacacacacacaccacacacacacacacacacacacacacacacacacacacacacacacacacacacacacacacacatgtgcgCGCGCAAGTCATAAGTAGTATTACCTACTCCGTACTCgtcgtttttaatataatatattatattttattgtgtttttgaACGGTAATATGCGTGATTTCtttttaatactattgtatACTAAATACTTCAGTTTATGCATAGGTTATTGTCACATACCATACgacaatatactaataataattattaagtataaagtagtacatattttattctgaaTATTATAGCTATACATAGTGCATAAGGTATCTATATACAGTAATAAtgcgtaggtaggtacctacacattatattataagagcATTTAACGTTTTTACTCAAtggctaataatataatgattaaaatttatataaatgcccATCATGCATGTCgttatgttgtattattgtgtacacgCACGAGTATATGAGTATCTATAGGTATACTGCAGCTAACCGTGCTTACTATTATCATACTATTAAcgttgtcataatattatacttatacttgaTAATGTATTCTACGTGTACCACGGACCGTGGAGTGTATATGACTATTTAAAGCTTATATAGgtgttcattataataatattactaccgTCTAACTGAAATCGGAATACCTGTACATATACTCTACCGTATGGCGTGTAATTTGTAATCGTGCAGGTAAATACTGCgggctatattatagtattatacctattacgcCTATACCACAACAGCTTGTCGCGGTTAATAGTGCCACATTTTCAGTGGTGTCACTATAAATATAGTGGGATATGAGACTGATACCGGGGTATCTTTTTGCAGTTTCCCacgatttttttaataggtacctttatgtaaatttaaattataatacatactcgACActcgtattatgtattatagtaataataaagcTGTATAAAGTTCTTTAGTTATTTCGTTCTTAGTAAGGGCAGCAAAACCAGTTTCCACTAAATGAGATATTGACCGATTCAACGTTtccacaaaaacaattttataccttccattaatatatgtaattgtaatatgtataaaccaattttttttttaattttacaataatttttatttaaaaatttgaaaaataaacttttaaaagctGCTATAgtaagtttaaagtttaaattaagtaCAATCACATATTGAAAAATACGCTACATTATATACTTCTCTTCTCTTCCCAAATAATAGTACCTAACCGATTTCCGTGGGAAAATGTTAACTCccctaaaaaattaaacagtaaATTCTTCTAAAAAAATTTTGCTATCGTATTACACTTATGATAATCTCcctaaaaacattttactttcttaaaaaaaaattacaaatatttagcaCACTCGAAGGACACTATCACTTGGAGGTGGTTCTAGTTagccttcaaaaatatttgtactttaaattgcatttatatttctttattcaaattttatatttgaaaaaaatcatattttctatCATgctagtttaattaaaattatatttattgttgtgttacataatataaatttttttttatgtgtaatgaaatgtagtaattttttgttgttcaactattatattattattatttattgacgattaaataaaagtgtatgcatctcataaaatataaaatacgaacaaataaatataaacataatatcatacctCTTTTAGAGGAATTAAGTGTAATACTTAGGTACTGTGAGTATTTaaagacaattataatattttaggggAGTTAAAATGTACCCATTTCGGTTTATGGGTTATACTTTGAACTTTCTATACAAAAGGCCTGGGCACAGTTATGAGCAAAGCTACAAATTTGAACACGTTTcgtcaataac includes:
- the LOC132918423 gene encoding zinc finger protein ZFP2-like; this encodes MKNMEFTQNNHLTMRRQTGIREKKPYLRYVSNQRIVIDSELTVHPRMCTDKSYPSCGVCGKEFSSNSVLAVHQRTHTGVKPYDYNNCGKSFSQKTNLINHLRTHIGEKPFDCDECEKSFSQKTNLINHLRTHTGEKPYDCYVCGKSFSQKSSLTRHLWKHTGKKPYRCGVCDKKFSLSATLMKPGGRTRARSCAAVTCDSPTSCNKRTN
- the LOC132917077 gene encoding GATOR1 complex protein NPRL3, with product MLIHLLRATQNDLFFYFIVHTNLFKITMTANPGPAHSTSDAPFRLTDSETNPMCIYLVKNDSKGDKLLFRYPFHSFRGPVKVSLNDHKRSLHKDAGLEKTVRPHDLTIFTDDVISSLFAVKMELCDRKFELKVNNVRFVGHPMQLQTGGSESSGGGGEGGNKKPQSPSIIMINIVFALDAFARRQISNCYYDLSKILGVALRHEEKRCAYLSSQIKDMLYIHDTMANECDLDSSIDNNKHFEKILENSTLALDLKSVFEGVVTNGLIKLKVNDWVDVSFCLPHKVHHFYRDGQYFEPESINKCLKGLRPYHGLLLMAERKVLLDNLPQDSSPSIVRLINMYNPVKSLETLSADSDLTLAQVFNIAGHLIYWGDAIVIFPLSETNMYAIAPNVPTERNNKFAKKFEKRFPGQKLLEVMSEFSFPTSLQYKMCPIEDKSSGSTTIQILIWLLQHKMLLQYHTYVYFMPSSKGLGYYNDESEFHDYNNKHPSEAPMTTYQTLSENWLQLSSGGYSSSMSSAEEMFHSLDEDEQIALMHIPASANPDDFRLLMRLLKQGYLSGEHHLEEIMYLENIRRSELLKLLDKFKDVLVTVEMEDPIISNFYSH